In Saccharothrix syringae, the following are encoded in one genomic region:
- a CDS encoding glycosyltransferase — MRVALLTTTQHGHLNPYVPVVNALRKAGAEVSLLLLSADGGALDEQRRQALGEAQVHSVGQVEMAPWSGDPAKIGPMLRSSPVADRTADVLRATAPDFVLVDSLPVTASAVVGAHASGVPYGMIWANLGGVCPREHRRGRWAYDEQVGDYLTGHGVSWSTRTHSARSPILNLMPTIPALVGDDAVTDDGVRLVGLPGAAGTRGDEVAFPELDRLAPDRPVVCVSFGTIFYRRPDLLRTVITGAAATGAQVVAAVGDLAGELALPDDVLTAPYLPQREVLERADVFITHGGYNSVAESIRAETPMLVVPLAVDQPIQAYFVGRAGFGTALEPAAATGRAVTDAVADLLDPARDYRARLRAAQPECGDSAARTAELVVSAVETLQRQGEQ; from the coding sequence ATGCGCGTCGCCCTGCTCACCACGACCCAGCACGGTCACCTGAACCCGTACGTCCCGGTCGTCAACGCGCTCCGCAAAGCCGGCGCCGAGGTCTCCCTGCTGCTGTTGTCCGCGGACGGTGGCGCGCTCGACGAGCAGCGCCGCCAGGCCCTGGGCGAGGCGCAGGTCCACTCGGTCGGGCAGGTCGAGATGGCGCCGTGGAGCGGCGACCCGGCGAAGATCGGCCCGATGCTCCGGTCGTCGCCGGTGGCGGACCGGACCGCCGACGTGCTCCGCGCGACGGCACCGGACTTCGTGCTGGTCGACTCGCTCCCGGTCACGGCGTCGGCCGTGGTCGGCGCGCACGCGTCCGGGGTGCCGTACGGGATGATCTGGGCCAACCTGGGCGGGGTGTGCCCGCGGGAGCACCGGCGAGGTCGCTGGGCGTACGACGAGCAGGTCGGCGACTACCTGACCGGGCACGGCGTGTCGTGGTCGACCAGGACCCACTCGGCGCGTTCGCCGATCCTCAACCTGATGCCGACGATCCCCGCGCTCGTCGGGGACGACGCGGTCACCGACGACGGCGTGCGGCTGGTCGGCCTGCCCGGTGCGGCGGGGACCCGCGGCGACGAGGTCGCCTTCCCGGAACTGGACCGGCTCGCCCCCGACCGCCCGGTGGTGTGCGTCTCCTTCGGCACGATCTTCTACCGGCGGCCGGACCTGCTGCGCACGGTGATCACCGGTGCCGCGGCGACCGGTGCGCAGGTGGTCGCCGCGGTGGGTGACCTCGCCGGGGAGCTGGCGCTGCCCGACGACGTGCTCACCGCCCCGTACCTGCCGCAACGCGAGGTGCTGGAGCGCGCCGACGTGTTCATCACCCACGGCGGTTACAACTCCGTGGCGGAGTCGATCCGGGCGGAGACGCCGATGCTGGTGGTCCCGCTGGCCGTGGACCAGCCCATCCAGGCGTACTTCGTGGGCCGGGCGGGCTTCGGGACGGCGCTGGAGCCGGCCGCCGCCACCGGGCGGGCGGTCACCGACGCCGTCGCCGACCTGCTCGATCCCGCCCGGGACTACCGGGCCCGGCTGCGCGCCGCGCAGCCCGAGTGCGGCGATTCCGCCGCGCGCACGGCCGAGCTGGTCGTCAGCGCGGTCGAGACGCTACAGCGACAGGGGGAGCAGTGA
- a CDS encoding AfsR/SARP family transcriptional regulator produces MEVSFELLGEVRVLVDGVAVDLGHARQRCVLAALLVDHNQPQSLDSLTEKVWGDRAPRQARSTLYGYLFRLRQVLGGVPGAVIGRTAAGYVLPVDAGTVDLERFRALVERSRSGDDDEALALVERALGLWRGEALGGISGGWADAVRQGLDRERWSAVAHRNDIALRLGRHESLLAELSTLVKRDPLDERLAAQFMLALHRSGRPAEAMAHYQVIRRALADELGTDPGPRLRELYQQMLVGEVAPPAVGRPPTPRQLPAPPRLFVGRDDELVVLDGALARQGGSLAVVGAGGSGKTALALHWAHRALDRFPDGQLYADLRGFDPTGPPTSTSAVLLGFLGALGATSLPADVDGQAALYRSLVAGRRLLVVLDNARDTDQVLALLPGGTTCTTLITSRHRLTALTASRGVPTLALDVLPDDDARALLSGHLSPQRVSAEPEAVATLLGHCAGLPLAIGIVAARAAAHPGFPLAAFADELGEADGLDGLDTAELSTSLRAVFAASLRALSADAARLFALLGIAPGPDIGLPAVAALADVPVPRARSLLEELETGHLVRQHVPGRYRMHDLVRLCAAERARDEETALGRVIDFYVRSGLAAERALYPHETPAAVFSDQPGPADDGTALAWLVTEYTCLIAAQEAAVRAGDHPAVWRLAWALDTFQRRQGHLHRDQITVWRAGLAAADRAGDLDARALASWRLGAALARAGDVDEASRHLHRALTLSREAGDPSGEAAVHQSLAWVRETQGDDRQALHHAVSALDVLGTLDRPIRHAHALNQAGWYAARLNDLDQARHYCEAALSLARAHADRDAEARTLDSLGYIAHRAGHHDKAVAHYELALTHFEDVGATYDYADTVERLADAHAAAGRPDRAREHRLRALALFLQQHRTADADRVALTVEADARKRGNPRRGS; encoded by the coding sequence GTGGAGGTGTCGTTCGAGTTGCTCGGCGAAGTCCGGGTGCTGGTCGACGGAGTGGCGGTGGACCTCGGGCACGCCCGGCAGCGGTGCGTGTTGGCCGCCCTGCTCGTGGACCACAACCAGCCCCAGTCCCTCGACTCGCTCACCGAGAAGGTGTGGGGGGACCGCGCTCCTCGGCAGGCGCGCAGCACGCTCTACGGCTACCTGTTCCGGTTGCGGCAGGTGTTGGGCGGTGTCCCGGGCGCGGTGATCGGCCGGACGGCCGCCGGGTACGTGCTCCCCGTGGACGCCGGCACCGTCGACCTCGAACGGTTCCGGGCGTTGGTCGAGCGATCGCGCTCCGGTGACGACGACGAGGCGCTGGCGCTGGTCGAGCGGGCGCTCGGGCTGTGGCGCGGCGAGGCGTTGGGCGGGATCAGCGGTGGCTGGGCCGACGCGGTGCGGCAGGGTCTCGACCGGGAGCGGTGGTCGGCGGTGGCCCACCGCAACGACATCGCGCTGCGGTTGGGGCGGCACGAATCGCTGCTGGCCGAGTTGTCCACGCTGGTGAAGCGCGACCCGCTCGACGAGCGGCTGGCCGCGCAGTTCATGCTGGCCCTGCACCGGTCCGGCCGACCGGCCGAGGCGATGGCGCACTACCAGGTCATCCGACGGGCGTTGGCCGACGAGCTCGGCACCGATCCCGGTCCCCGGCTGCGCGAGCTGTACCAGCAGATGCTGGTCGGCGAGGTGGCGCCCCCGGCGGTCGGGCGACCGCCCACGCCGCGGCAGCTGCCCGCCCCGCCCCGGCTGTTCGTGGGCCGTGACGACGAACTGGTGGTGCTGGACGGAGCCCTGGCGCGGCAGGGTGGGTCGCTGGCGGTCGTCGGCGCGGGCGGCTCCGGGAAGACGGCGCTGGCGTTGCACTGGGCGCACCGGGCGCTGGACCGGTTCCCCGACGGGCAGCTGTACGCCGACCTGCGCGGGTTCGACCCGACCGGGCCACCGACGTCGACCTCGGCGGTGCTGCTCGGCTTCCTGGGAGCACTCGGCGCGACCTCCCTCCCGGCCGACGTGGACGGCCAGGCCGCCCTGTACCGGAGCCTGGTGGCGGGCCGGCGTCTGCTGGTGGTGCTGGACAACGCCCGTGACACCGACCAGGTGCTCGCCCTGCTGCCCGGCGGTACCACGTGCACGACGCTGATCACCAGCAGGCACCGCCTGACAGCTCTCACCGCTTCGCGGGGCGTGCCGACGCTCGCGCTCGACGTCCTGCCCGATGACGATGCGCGGGCGCTGTTGTCGGGCCACCTGTCGCCACAACGCGTGTCAGCCGAACCCGAGGCCGTCGCGACCCTGCTGGGGCACTGCGCGGGCCTGCCGCTGGCCATCGGCATCGTGGCCGCACGTGCCGCCGCGCACCCGGGCTTCCCGCTCGCCGCGTTCGCCGACGAACTGGGCGAAGCCGACGGGCTCGACGGGCTGGACACCGCGGAGTTGAGCACCAGCCTGCGGGCGGTGTTCGCCGCGTCGTTGCGGGCGCTGTCGGCGGACGCGGCGAGGCTGTTCGCGCTGCTCGGCATCGCACCCGGCCCGGACATCGGCTTGCCGGCGGTGGCCGCGCTGGCGGACGTGCCGGTGCCGCGCGCGCGGTCCTTGCTGGAGGAACTCGAAACCGGTCACCTGGTGCGGCAGCACGTGCCCGGTCGTTACCGGATGCACGACCTGGTGCGGCTGTGCGCCGCCGAACGGGCACGCGACGAGGAGACCGCCCTCGGCCGGGTGATCGACTTCTACGTCCGGTCGGGGCTGGCCGCCGAACGGGCCCTCTACCCGCACGAAACGCCCGCCGCCGTGTTCTCCGACCAGCCCGGACCGGCCGACGACGGCACCGCCCTGGCCTGGCTGGTCACCGAGTACACCTGCCTGATCGCCGCGCAGGAGGCCGCGGTGCGGGCGGGTGACCACCCGGCGGTGTGGCGGCTGGCGTGGGCCCTGGACACGTTCCAACGCCGCCAGGGCCACCTACACCGCGACCAGATCACCGTGTGGCGCGCGGGGTTGGCCGCCGCGGACCGCGCCGGTGATCTCGACGCTCGCGCACTGGCGTCGTGGCGGCTCGGGGCCGCGCTCGCCCGCGCCGGCGACGTGGACGAGGCATCCCGGCACCTCCACCGCGCGCTGACCCTCAGCCGCGAGGCGGGCGACCCCTCCGGCGAGGCCGCCGTGCACCAGTCCCTGGCGTGGGTCCGGGAGACGCAGGGCGACGACCGACAGGCCCTGCACCACGCGGTGAGCGCCCTCGACGTCCTGGGCACCCTGGACCGCCCGATCCGCCACGCCCACGCCCTCAACCAGGCCGGCTGGTACGCGGCCCGGCTGAACGACCTGGACCAGGCGCGGCACTACTGCGAAGCCGCCCTCTCCCTGGCCCGCGCGCACGCCGATCGCGACGCGGAGGCCAGGACCCTGGACAGCCTGGGCTACATCGCCCACCGCGCCGGCCACCACGACAAGGCCGTGGCGCACTACGAACTGGCGCTCACGCACTTCGAGGACGTGGGCGCCACCTATGACTACGCCGACACCGTGGAACGCCTGGCCGACGCGCACGCCGCCGCCGGTCGCCCGGACCGGGCACGGGAGCACCGGCTCAGAGCGCTCGCCCTGTTCCTGCAGCAACACCGCACGGCCGACGCCGACCGCGTGGCGCTGACCGTCGAAGCCGATGCCCGTAAGCGCGGAAACCCGCGGCGGGGGTCGTAG
- a CDS encoding right-handed parallel beta-helix repeat-containing protein, producing the protein MTAVVVALLLSGVTPKGQAATRVYYVDRVAGSDSAAGTSPQTAWRTVGRVSAAALAPGDSVLLRRGQTWSGRLTVRSSGTATAPISIGAYGTGERPVLGGDPDRCVELAGSHVRLSDVQVGTKTTTGRCGWAGVLIAGDHDRVEGVLVTGAAAGVYVAPESEGAVITDNDLVDNNRMSVNTPGGYDDSGAFAILVQGDRADIGWNRISGSIAASYDYGEDGAAVEVYYGSGNHVHHNVSVDNETFTELGTAPDDPDGVSADNVFEYNAILGSRTHAALVTRGGETDEGPVLRTVFRNNSVSLPNAAAEGVVCYGGCTDEHLELAQNVISAAAKAAYADPGFTATHHNVFHGLLQLDPGTTDVVVDDPGFTGPSNLRPRPDSPAVDLGTTAYADVDLDGNPVGLDGRVEAGAYELPVARR; encoded by the coding sequence GTGACGGCGGTCGTTGTCGCGCTGTTGCTCAGCGGGGTGACACCGAAGGGGCAGGCGGCGACCAGGGTGTACTACGTGGACCGGGTGGCGGGCAGCGACAGCGCGGCCGGGACGTCGCCGCAGACCGCGTGGCGGACGGTGGGACGGGTGTCGGCCGCGGCGCTGGCGCCCGGTGACTCGGTGCTGCTGCGCCGGGGGCAGACCTGGTCGGGGCGGTTGACCGTGCGGAGTTCGGGGACGGCGACCGCCCCGATCTCCATCGGCGCGTACGGGACGGGGGAGCGGCCCGTGCTCGGCGGTGACCCGGACCGGTGCGTCGAACTCGCCGGCAGCCACGTGCGACTGTCCGACGTCCAGGTCGGGACGAAGACCACGACCGGCCGCTGCGGGTGGGCCGGCGTGCTGATCGCGGGCGACCACGACCGCGTGGAGGGGGTCCTCGTCACGGGTGCGGCCGCCGGGGTGTACGTCGCGCCGGAGTCCGAGGGGGCGGTCATCACGGACAACGACCTGGTGGACAACAACCGGATGAGCGTGAACACGCCCGGCGGGTACGACGACTCGGGGGCGTTCGCCATCCTCGTGCAGGGGGATCGCGCCGACATCGGGTGGAATCGGATCAGCGGGTCCATCGCCGCCAGCTACGACTACGGCGAGGACGGCGCGGCCGTGGAGGTGTACTACGGATCGGGCAACCACGTGCACCACAACGTCTCGGTGGACAACGAGACCTTCACCGAACTCGGCACCGCGCCGGACGACCCGGACGGCGTGAGCGCGGACAACGTGTTCGAGTACAACGCGATCCTCGGCTCGCGAACCCACGCCGCGCTGGTGACCAGAGGTGGTGAGACCGACGAGGGACCGGTGCTGCGGACGGTGTTCCGCAACAACTCCGTGTCGTTGCCGAACGCCGCCGCGGAGGGCGTCGTCTGCTACGGCGGCTGCACCGACGAGCACCTGGAGCTGGCGCAGAACGTGATCTCGGCGGCGGCCAAGGCCGCCTACGCCGATCCCGGGTTCACCGCCACGCATCACAACGTGTTCCACGGCCTGCTGCAACTCGACCCCGGCACGACCGACGTCGTGGTCGACGACCCGGGCTTCACCGGCCCGTCGAACCTGAGGCCGCGACCGGACAGCCCGGCGGTCGACCTCGGTACGACCGCCTACGCGGATGTCGACCTCGACGGCAACCCCGTCGGCCTCGACGGTCGCGTGGAGGCCGGGGCGTACGAACTGCCGGTCGCGCGCCGCTGA
- a CDS encoding helix-turn-helix domain-containing protein has product MVEPGASSGPPRPEEATTAADYTAALRRLREWSGLTYRQLEGKAGADGSVLPSSTIATALSRSTLPRERFVEAFVRACGLTEDDVRLWIATRKRLAGEPASGQPSAKRIPAVVLALAVLGAVTLLGGAGAGLYYAFRTAPTPELAVPGLALLPVGSWAQIHPSRTLAQCVTEGHDRSGRYQAEIAVQLPCAGRTLPRTYLEPVGDGMVQIQWHHPEHGIGCLTAISDGDGRDLVEPRDDCDDERPTQKFLVEPVGPPEAPDLRLHVGDTDRCLGLRGEELAEGAEIVQGPCSQANAQRFRINLILPPS; this is encoded by the coding sequence ATGGTCGAACCAGGGGCGAGCAGCGGCCCGCCGCGTCCCGAGGAGGCAACCACCGCCGCCGACTACACCGCCGCCCTCCGGCGCCTGCGGGAGTGGTCGGGACTGACCTACCGGCAGTTGGAGGGGAAGGCCGGCGCGGATGGCTCAGTCCTGCCGTCCAGCACCATCGCCACCGCGCTCAGCCGGTCCACCCTGCCGCGTGAGCGTTTCGTCGAAGCGTTCGTGCGGGCGTGCGGGCTCACCGAGGACGACGTCCGGCTGTGGATCGCGACTCGCAAGCGGCTCGCCGGTGAACCGGCCTCCGGGCAACCCAGCGCGAAGCGCATCCCCGCGGTGGTCCTGGCGCTCGCGGTCCTCGGGGCCGTGACCCTGCTGGGCGGCGCGGGCGCCGGCCTCTACTACGCCTTCCGCACCGCGCCCACACCCGAACTCGCGGTGCCGGGCCTGGCCTTGCTGCCGGTCGGCAGCTGGGCGCAGATCCACCCGTCGCGCACGCTCGCGCAATGCGTCACGGAAGGCCACGACCGGTCCGGGCGCTACCAAGCGGAGATCGCCGTCCAACTGCCCTGCGCCGGTCGAACCCTGCCGCGCACCTACCTCGAACCGGTCGGCGACGGCATGGTGCAGATCCAGTGGCACCACCCGGAACACGGCATCGGCTGCCTGACCGCGATCTCCGACGGCGACGGCCGCGACCTCGTGGAACCACGCGACGACTGCGACGACGAGCGGCCCACGCAGAAGTTCCTGGTGGAACCGGTCGGGCCGCCCGAAGCCCCCGACCTCCGCCTGCACGTCGGCGACACGGACCGCTGCCTCGGTCTGCGCGGCGAGGAACTGGCGGAGGGCGCGGAAATCGTGCAGGGCCCGTGCTCGCAGGCGAACGCACAACGGTTTCGAATAAATTTGATCCTTCCGCCGTCCTGA
- a CDS encoding aspartate-semialdehyde dehydrogenase, which translates to MVMSAAAAPPRLVVVGATGAVGSALLELVGEKSFAHRELVLCASHRSTGRQVVVGGAVHRVRHASADEVEFTRGDLVFLCAGEEVSRGWAKAACAAGALVIDLSGAFHRDRDVPLIVPEVNGHLLDRHPHDGPIACPSPMAAALARLLHRWQEAYGVRQVVLSTYQAATRLGRQGVEELLEGAELALQDPDAELPAHSTPFPLAFNAVPVVGRVLHNRFTAEEQRLAGETRRLLGRPWLNVTATCVQVPVVSGDSAAVLVEAESPVPRGDLVSLLASLPRVRVYDAAPPESAGPTPLTAVDPDVVHVGRVRVTPHDPRAVWLWITFDSLRAAGALNALHTARLALALAAERSGRTG; encoded by the coding sequence ATGGTGATGTCCGCTGCCGCCGCGCCACCTCGCCTGGTCGTGGTCGGAGCCACCGGTGCGGTCGGCTCCGCCCTGCTGGAGCTGGTCGGCGAGAAGTCCTTCGCCCACCGCGAGTTGGTGCTGTGCGCCTCGCACCGCTCGACCGGTCGACAGGTCGTCGTGGGCGGCGCGGTGCACCGGGTGCGCCACGCGTCGGCGGACGAGGTCGAGTTCACCCGGGGTGACCTGGTCTTCCTCTGCGCCGGTGAGGAGGTCAGCCGTGGCTGGGCGAAGGCGGCCTGCGCGGCCGGGGCGCTGGTGATCGACCTCAGCGGCGCCTTCCACCGCGACCGGGACGTCCCGCTGATCGTGCCCGAGGTCAACGGCCACCTGCTGGACCGCCACCCCCACGACGGCCCGATCGCCTGTCCCAGCCCGATGGCGGCGGCGCTGGCCCGGCTGCTGCACCGCTGGCAGGAGGCTTACGGCGTCCGCCAGGTGGTGCTGAGCACCTACCAGGCCGCCACCCGCCTCGGCCGCCAGGGGGTCGAGGAGTTGTTGGAGGGCGCCGAGTTGGCGTTGCAGGACCCGGACGCCGAGCTGCCCGCCCACAGCACGCCCTTCCCGCTGGCGTTCAACGCGGTGCCGGTGGTCGGCCGGGTGCTCCACAACCGCTTCACCGCCGAGGAGCAGCGGCTGGCCGGTGAGACCCGTCGGCTGCTGGGGCGGCCGTGGCTGAACGTCACGGCCACCTGCGTCCAGGTGCCGGTGGTCAGCGGCGACTCCGCCGCGGTGCTCGTGGAGGCGGAGTCGCCGGTGCCGCGCGGGGACCTCGTGTCGCTGCTGGCGTCGCTGCCCCGCGTGCGCGTGTACGACGCCGCGCCGCCGGAGAGCGCGGGGCCGACGCCGTTGACCGCGGTCGACCCGGACGTGGTGCACGTGGGCCGGGTGCGGGTCACCCCGCACGACCCGCGCGCCGTGTGGTTGTGGATCACCTTCGACAGCCTCCGCGCGGCCGGGGCGCTCAACGCGCTGCACACCGCCCGCCTGGCGCTCGCCCTCGCCGCGGAGCGGTCCGGCCGGACCGGTTGA
- a CDS encoding aspartate aminotransferase family protein, giving the protein MADLIGLDEAERLDVDAVHDLHRRYINKSQVRLMTSFGFGRELVERAEGAYLWTSDGRRILDFTGGVGVLNHGHNHPRILAARRRFQEQKRMEVHKTYFSPYLAALGHNLAQLLPGDLNRSFLPNSGAEAVEGAVKLAYKYHQGRRNTILRSDISFHGKLLGSGGLTGSTQNHFAFPTIPGIRTFTYGDLDSVRRALAEARDANGRSDVYALLIEPFSASTIRWCSEEFLRGLRELCTAEDIVLIFDEIYTGWGKTGSLFYFTRYEGLVPDVVTTSKSFGGGKSSISAYVAREPIFRRAYDNMTDAMMQSTSTTYYGFGEEAATAIEAIAIAVEEDFPARARAIEEVLRPGLERIQKTYPDLIAEVAGAGALHGVFLAGGPKILDMVGKLPVGGPAKDPLIRTKIITAAVIDALYREHDIYTYNTLNGRSPLIVAPPLVAGPDECERFLDAFEAVLEQGMGRLVRRFVRERVSSLW; this is encoded by the coding sequence ATGGCAGACCTGATCGGTCTGGATGAGGCCGAGCGCCTGGACGTCGACGCGGTCCACGACCTCCACCGCCGGTACATCAACAAGAGCCAGGTCCGGCTGATGACCTCGTTCGGCTTCGGCCGGGAACTGGTCGAACGCGCCGAGGGCGCCTACCTGTGGACCAGCGACGGGCGCCGCATCCTCGACTTCACCGGCGGCGTCGGCGTGCTCAACCACGGCCACAACCACCCCCGCATCCTCGCCGCCCGCCGTCGGTTCCAGGAGCAGAAGCGGATGGAGGTGCACAAGACCTACTTCTCGCCCTACCTCGCCGCCCTGGGCCACAACCTGGCGCAGCTGCTGCCGGGCGACCTCAACCGCTCCTTCCTGCCCAACTCCGGCGCCGAGGCGGTGGAGGGCGCGGTCAAGCTCGCCTACAAGTACCACCAGGGGCGGCGCAACACGATCCTGCGCTCCGACATCAGCTTCCACGGCAAGCTGCTCGGCTCCGGCGGCCTGACCGGCAGCACGCAGAACCACTTCGCGTTCCCGACCATCCCGGGCATCCGCACCTTCACCTACGGCGACCTGGACTCGGTGCGCCGGGCGCTGGCCGAGGCGCGGGACGCCAACGGGCGCAGCGACGTGTACGCGCTGCTGATCGAGCCGTTCAGCGCCTCCACGATCCGCTGGTGCTCGGAGGAGTTCCTGCGCGGGCTGCGGGAGCTGTGCACGGCCGAGGACATCGTGCTGATCTTCGACGAGATCTACACCGGGTGGGGCAAGACCGGCAGCCTGTTCTACTTCACCCGCTACGAGGGCCTGGTCCCCGACGTGGTGACCACGTCCAAGTCGTTCGGCGGCGGCAAGTCGTCCATCTCGGCGTACGTGGCGCGCGAGCCGATCTTCCGCCGGGCCTACGACAACATGACCGACGCGATGATGCAGTCCACGTCGACCACGTACTACGGCTTCGGCGAGGAGGCGGCGACCGCGATCGAGGCGATCGCGATCGCCGTGGAGGAGGACTTCCCGGCGCGGGCGCGGGCGATCGAGGAGGTGCTGCGGCCGGGTCTGGAGCGCATCCAGAAGACCTACCCCGACCTCATCGCGGAGGTGGCGGGCGCCGGGGCGCTGCACGGCGTCTTCCTGGCGGGCGGGCCGAAGATCCTCGACATGGTGGGCAAGCTGCCGGTCGGCGGACCGGCCAAGGACCCGCTGATCCGCACCAAGATCATCACCGCGGCGGTGATCGACGCCCTCTACCGCGAGCACGACATCTACACCTACAACACCCTCAACGGCCGCAGCCCGCTGATCGTCGCGCCGCCGCTGGTGGCGGGACCGGACGAGTGCGAGCGCTTCCTCGACGCCTTCGAGGCCGTGCTGGAGCAGGGAATGGGACGACTGGTGCGCCGCTTCGTGCGGGAGAGGGTGAGCTCGCTGTGGTGA
- a CDS encoding NAD-dependent epimerase/dehydratase family protein yields MNGNRPDDVRDTTSSTGLPSRIAVTGAAGVLGSQLVSRLRAEGVEVHAFDIRPIEPAPGLVPFTGDIRDRRAVTEAVTGVDALVHCASALPSYPAADIRSIVVEGTGTVLDAARAARVPRVLHVSSTAVYGLPKLVPTPEDHPREPVDTYSGAKAEAEVIAERHRAAGMLLPVLRPKTFLGPGRMGLFDMLYQWAEEGRHFPVLGRGDVRIQMLALSDLVDAVHTVLTAPADRVNDTFNVGAAEFGTLREDFQVVLDAAGHGKRVKSIPGRPAVAVLRALERTGMSPVYGRLLFKLLADSYVSVDKIRERLGFVPKYSNQEAILQTYAWWREARAAAGDAGTAGRATGRTSQEPWKQGALKLAKVFF; encoded by the coding sequence GTGAACGGGAACCGACCGGACGACGTGCGCGACACCACCTCGTCGACGGGGCTGCCGTCCCGGATCGCGGTCACCGGCGCGGCCGGCGTGCTCGGCTCCCAGCTGGTGAGCAGGCTGCGCGCGGAGGGCGTGGAGGTGCACGCCTTCGACATCAGGCCGATCGAGCCCGCACCCGGCCTGGTGCCGTTCACCGGCGACATCCGCGACCGCAGGGCCGTGACCGAGGCGGTGACCGGCGTCGACGCCCTGGTGCACTGCGCCTCCGCGCTGCCCAGCTACCCGGCGGCCGACATCCGCTCGATCGTCGTGGAGGGCACCGGCACGGTGCTGGACGCCGCCCGCGCCGCGCGCGTCCCGCGGGTGCTGCACGTGTCGTCCACCGCCGTCTACGGCCTGCCCAAGCTGGTGCCCACCCCCGAGGACCACCCGCGCGAGCCGGTGGACACCTACAGCGGCGCCAAGGCGGAGGCCGAGGTCATCGCGGAGCGGCACCGGGCGGCGGGGATGCTGCTGCCGGTGCTGCGGCCCAAGACCTTCCTCGGCCCCGGCCGGATGGGCCTGTTCGACATGCTCTACCAGTGGGCCGAGGAGGGCCGCCACTTCCCGGTCCTGGGCCGCGGGGACGTGCGCATCCAGATGCTGGCGCTCTCCGACCTGGTGGACGCGGTGCACACCGTGCTCACCGCGCCCGCCGACCGCGTCAACGACACGTTCAACGTGGGCGCGGCCGAGTTCGGCACGCTGCGCGAGGACTTCCAGGTCGTGCTGGACGCGGCCGGGCACGGCAAGCGGGTCAAGTCCATCCCGGGCCGCCCGGCGGTGGCGGTGCTGCGCGCCCTGGAGCGCACCGGCATGTCCCCGGTCTACGGGCGGCTGCTGTTCAAGCTGCTCGCCGACTCCTACGTCAGCGTGGACAAGATCCGCGAGCGGCTGGGCTTCGTGCCGAAGTACTCCAACCAGGAGGCGATCCTCCAGACCTACGCGTGGTGGCGCGAGGCGCGGGCCGCGGCGGGTGACGCCGGGACCGCCGGTCGCGCGACCGGCCGGACGAGCCAGGAGCCCTGGAAGCAGGGCGCCCTGAAGCTGGCCAAGGTCTTCTTCTGA